A genomic segment from Roseibium algicola encodes:
- a CDS encoding ABC transporter permease, producing MRVELVKRKEHSRKMALLSPLIAVGLTAIAAGLIFSISGHNPLFGLYKFFIEPLTQEWSLNATIAKATPLILIACGLSVCYLSNNWNIGAEGQFVVGALFGSALPILMPDFESAATLPLMMAFGAIGGALWALIPALLKTRFNTNEILTSLMLVYVASLLLDYLVRGPWRDPGGYNFPESALFSDAATLSTVPGTSLSYAAPITLIVAVVLAVVLGKTIKGFEIRVMGESPRAGSFAGFSAKKLTLFSFAIAGGLAGLAGTMEVSGALNQLLPTISPGYGFTAIIVAFLGRLNPFGIIVAGFVLALSYIGGEAVQSAMGVSNKIASVIQGLLLFFVLACDTLILYRIRFVGRRGSAGEVSHV from the coding sequence ATGCGCGTCGAACTCGTGAAAAGAAAAGAGCACAGCCGAAAGATGGCACTGCTGTCGCCGTTGATCGCTGTTGGTCTAACCGCAATCGCAGCCGGACTCATTTTCTCAATATCCGGACATAACCCATTGTTCGGATTATATAAGTTCTTCATTGAACCTCTGACACAAGAATGGTCTCTCAACGCGACAATTGCCAAGGCAACACCGCTCATCCTGATCGCCTGCGGCTTGTCGGTGTGCTATCTGTCGAACAACTGGAACATCGGTGCTGAAGGCCAGTTTGTCGTCGGTGCGCTGTTCGGCTCTGCTCTGCCCATTCTAATGCCGGACTTCGAAAGTGCTGCCACGCTTCCCTTGATGATGGCTTTCGGCGCTATCGGTGGGGCACTCTGGGCCCTGATCCCGGCGCTGTTGAAAACCAGGTTCAATACCAACGAAATCTTGACCAGCCTCATGCTGGTCTATGTCGCCAGTCTCCTGCTGGACTACCTGGTTCGCGGACCGTGGCGGGATCCCGGCGGTTACAACTTCCCGGAATCGGCGCTCTTCTCCGACGCTGCCACCTTGTCCACCGTCCCCGGCACGTCGCTCAGCTATGCCGCCCCGATCACGTTGATCGTCGCAGTCGTGCTTGCGGTGGTCCTCGGCAAGACCATTAAGGGTTTCGAGATCAGGGTAATGGGCGAAAGTCCTCGCGCAGGCAGCTTTGCCGGTTTTTCTGCCAAGAAACTGACGCTGTTTTCCTTCGCAATTGCCGGTGGTCTTGCAGGCCTTGCCGGCACGATGGAAGTGTCCGGCGCACTCAACCAGCTCCTTCCGACCATCTCTCCCGGATATGGATTTACAGCCATCATCGTCGCCTTTCTGGGAAGGCTGAATCCCTTCGGTATCATCGTCGCGGGTTTCGTGTTGGCATTGTCCTATATCGGCGGCGAAGCGGTGCAATCGGCGATGGGTGTTTCCAACAAGATTGCCAGTGTCATTCAGGGCCTTCTGCTGTTCTTCGTGCTCGCCTGCGACACACTCATCCTCTATCGCATCAGATTTGTCGGCCGGCGTGGTTCGGCAGGGGAGGTCTCCCATGTTTGA
- a CDS encoding ABC transporter ATP-binding protein: MTGDGGTARQSRSGKDTLLDARGLTKRFGDILANDRVDLVINKGEIHALLGENGAGKSTLVKMFYGSLEPDGGEILWQGQRVDIGNPAVARELGIGMVFQHFSLFEALTVAENIALALPNPGRMSELANRIQSVSRDYGLPLNPDDIVADLPVGIRQRIEIVRCLLQEPQLIIMDEPTSVLTPQEADLLFLTLERLAKEGCAVLYISHRLEEVKRICHHATILRHGQVVRECDPTKETPASLASMMVGADVASVSASSQKPQIGETRLALKNLSAKAATPFATALNKVSLDLRAGEVVAIAGVAGNGQGELFDAISGEMPVAADMVVLDGKPCGNRNITWRRRQNAAFVPEERLGHGAVPGMKLSQNIVLTRHRTGDKLVSGFFVSNANAGKMEQRIKKSFDVRMSHDDPEARSLSGGNLQKFVVGRELDRKPGVLIVNQPTWGVDAGAAALIRQALIDLARSGSAVLVISQDLDEIFEIADRIAVISRGYLSAAEPTSDMNRERVGLLMAGGAEAQGEVA, from the coding sequence ATGACAGGGGACGGCGGCACGGCGCGGCAAAGCAGATCCGGAAAGGATACTTTGCTCGATGCCCGGGGCCTGACCAAAAGATTTGGCGACATTCTGGCGAACGACAGGGTCGATCTCGTCATAAACAAGGGTGAAATACATGCACTCCTTGGCGAAAATGGCGCAGGCAAATCGACCCTCGTAAAAATGTTCTACGGCTCACTGGAGCCGGATGGCGGTGAAATTCTCTGGCAGGGCCAACGGGTCGACATCGGCAATCCGGCAGTTGCCCGCGAACTCGGCATCGGTATGGTGTTCCAGCATTTTTCGCTGTTCGAAGCCTTGACGGTTGCAGAAAATATCGCGCTGGCATTGCCAAATCCGGGGCGGATGTCTGAACTCGCCAATCGGATCCAATCCGTGTCGCGCGATTATGGCTTGCCCCTGAATCCGGACGACATTGTTGCAGACTTGCCGGTCGGCATCCGACAGCGTATCGAGATTGTCCGATGCCTGCTTCAGGAACCGCAGCTGATCATCATGGACGAACCGACATCGGTGCTTACGCCCCAGGAAGCGGATCTTCTCTTCCTGACGCTGGAGCGCCTGGCCAAGGAAGGCTGCGCCGTTCTGTACATCAGCCATCGGCTGGAAGAGGTCAAACGCATCTGTCACCACGCGACGATCCTTCGGCATGGCCAGGTGGTGCGCGAATGTGACCCGACCAAGGAAACACCGGCATCTCTGGCCAGCATGATGGTGGGAGCCGACGTTGCCTCCGTAAGCGCCAGCTCTCAAAAGCCGCAAATCGGCGAAACCCGGCTTGCCCTGAAGAACCTGTCCGCAAAAGCCGCAACGCCATTCGCAACAGCGCTGAACAAGGTGTCGCTGGATCTCAGGGCCGGAGAGGTGGTCGCGATCGCCGGCGTTGCAGGCAACGGCCAGGGTGAGCTCTTCGACGCGATCTCCGGCGAAATGCCAGTGGCAGCCGACATGGTCGTTCTGGACGGCAAGCCCTGCGGCAACAGGAACATTACCTGGCGACGCAGGCAGAACGCGGCTTTCGTACCAGAAGAACGTCTCGGCCACGGCGCCGTACCGGGCATGAAACTATCGCAGAACATCGTTCTGACGCGCCACAGAACCGGCGACAAGCTGGTCAGTGGTTTCTTCGTCTCCAATGCCAATGCAGGCAAGATGGAACAGCGCATCAAGAAGTCCTTCGACGTGCGCATGTCCCATGACGATCCGGAAGCGCGTTCCCTTTCAGGGGGCAATCTTCAGAAATTTGTAGTCGGCCGCGAGCTGGACCGCAAACCTGGTGTGCTGATCGTGAACCAGCCAACCTGGGGTGTCGATGCCGGTGCCGCCGCTCTTATCCGGCAGGCGCTCATCGACCTTGCCCGCTCCGGATCGGCGGTGCTGGTGATCAGCCAGGACCTGGATGAAATCTTCGAAATCGCCGACCGGATTGCGGTTATTTCCAGAGGCTATCTGTCTGCGGCCGAGCCGACTTCAGACATGAACCGCGAGCGGGTCGGCCTGCTCATGGCAGGCGGCGCGGAAGCGCAAGGGGAGGTTGCCTGA
- the xdhC gene encoding xanthine dehydrogenase accessory protein XdhC, translated as MKVWGHIADCLKRNGACALVTVARADGSTPREDGARMVVTAGGGFYGTIGGGTLEFEAIRRAHKAIRDGVASFELHNVSLGPDLGQCCGGRTQIAIEVLTTSSLEMAQTLSLRENDGTRFSTEASVVNGVVQTRDLLPDVSTNRFFLQLDQKTGKQLLIEQFGSKRRELYLFGAGHVGKAVVLALAPLPFSVTWIDSRADQFPAAVPGNVRKVSNPDPAVCLEQAPDGAFVLAMTHSHALDEDIMVRALLQQRFAYCGVIGSKTKRARFLKRLKARGLNDTLTANMVCPVGVTSVKSKQPAAIAAGIAVDLLVRDEAGNHQQAAAGGGLAQKLTLGQ; from the coding sequence ATGAAGGTCTGGGGGCACATTGCCGACTGTTTGAAGCGAAACGGCGCTTGTGCACTCGTAACCGTTGCTCGTGCCGATGGCTCGACACCACGCGAAGACGGTGCTCGTATGGTGGTAACGGCTGGTGGTGGATTTTATGGCACGATTGGTGGCGGCACGCTTGAGTTCGAAGCCATCCGCCGTGCCCACAAAGCTATCCGGGATGGCGTGGCCAGCTTCGAGCTCCACAATGTCTCGCTTGGCCCGGACCTCGGTCAGTGCTGCGGTGGACGTACCCAAATCGCCATCGAGGTGCTGACAACGTCATCGCTTGAAATGGCTCAGACACTCTCGCTTCGGGAAAACGACGGAACGCGGTTTTCCACCGAGGCCAGCGTTGTGAATGGTGTGGTGCAGACTCGCGATCTGCTGCCGGACGTTTCAACGAACCGCTTCTTCCTTCAACTTGACCAAAAAACGGGCAAGCAATTGCTGATCGAGCAATTTGGCAGCAAGCGGCGCGAACTTTATCTTTTTGGTGCAGGGCATGTAGGAAAAGCCGTTGTCCTGGCGCTCGCACCTCTGCCTTTCAGCGTGACATGGATCGACAGCAGGGCGGACCAGTTTCCGGCTGCGGTTCCGGGAAATGTCCGGAAAGTTTCAAACCCTGATCCAGCTGTCTGCCTTGAACAAGCCCCTGATGGTGCCTTTGTCCTGGCGATGACCCACTCGCACGCCCTGGATGAAGACATCATGGTACGTGCCTTGCTTCAACAACGCTTTGCCTATTGCGGTGTAATCGGCTCCAAAACCAAGCGGGCGCGCTTCCTGAAACGACTGAAGGCCCGGGGGCTGAATGACACTTTGACGGCAAACATGGTCTGTCCTGTCGGGGTGACTTCAGTCAAATCAAAACAACCGGCTGCAATCGCTGCAGGAATAGCTGTCGATCTGCTGGTTCGGGACGAAGCTGGAAATCATCAACAGGCCGCTGCAGGCGGGGGGCTTGCACAAAAACTAACACTTGGTCAATAA
- the xdhB gene encoding xanthine dehydrogenase molybdopterin binding subunit, whose translation MTAQLDPNDLTTPLKHVRKALPHDSAAKHVSGTATYIDDMVEPVGTLHVVPGWSRQAVRGRILAMDLEEVQASPGVVAVLTTKDVPGKNDCSSAFGDDPVFAEDEILFYGQVAFAVVGETRDLARKAALKAKIDIAPITPILTAEDAVDADTTVLPDYQFRRGSPETGMNAAEEILTGSMKIGGQEHFYLEGQVAMAQPQEDGGMLVYSSTQHPTEIQHTVAKVLGVPDAAVTAEVRRMGGGFGGKESQANQWAALASIAASHTGRTCKIRLDRDDDMIMTGKRHDFKVNWQVGHDSEGRIRAVDMEFLARCGYSVDLSLGVNDRTLFHADSSYFYPDALIRSRRLRTDTCSNTAFRGFGGPQGMLAAERMIDAIAISLDKDPLEIRKLNFYDGERNLTPFGMPVEEFQVMHDLIAQLEESSDYWARRDDVRFFNENNAVLKKGLALTPVKFGISFTLKHLNQAGALVHLYTDGSIHLNHGGTEMGQGLYQKVAQVVAEEFGVSLNKVRITATNTSKVPNTGPTAASSGTDLNAMAAKLAAKEIKNRLITFLCELHQCGPEAIFFGDNKVVVGDQSFALSEVAKLAHMARIQLSHAGYYATPGITWERESATGRPFYYFAFGGACAEVTIDTMTGEMTVDRVDILHDVGHSLNPAIDLGQIEGGFVQGMGWLTTEELVWDEKGRLRTHAPSTYKIPTASDIPEEFNVRLYEGSGNPQATVYRSKAVGEPPVMLANAVFCAINDAVASLSPGVVPNLDAPATPEAIMKAVQDMRRRKIS comes from the coding sequence ATGACCGCGCAGCTTGACCCCAACGACCTGACAACACCCCTGAAGCATGTCCGCAAGGCGTTGCCGCATGACAGCGCGGCTAAACACGTTTCCGGTACGGCGACCTATATCGACGACATGGTCGAACCCGTTGGCACGCTTCACGTTGTGCCCGGCTGGTCTAGGCAGGCTGTCAGGGGCAGGATCCTGGCAATGGATCTTGAAGAGGTCCAGGCTTCACCAGGTGTGGTTGCCGTCCTGACCACAAAGGATGTCCCGGGAAAGAATGACTGTTCATCCGCCTTTGGCGATGATCCCGTTTTCGCCGAGGATGAAATCCTGTTTTACGGGCAGGTCGCCTTTGCCGTCGTCGGCGAAACAAGAGACCTGGCGCGCAAAGCGGCGTTGAAGGCAAAGATCGATATTGCACCGATCACCCCCATCCTGACGGCTGAAGACGCTGTCGACGCCGACACCACAGTGCTTCCGGATTATCAGTTCCGGCGTGGTTCGCCTGAAACCGGCATGAACGCAGCCGAGGAAATCCTCACTGGCAGCATGAAAATCGGCGGACAGGAGCATTTTTACCTGGAAGGCCAGGTCGCCATGGCCCAGCCACAGGAAGACGGCGGCATGCTGGTGTATTCCTCGACCCAGCACCCGACCGAAATTCAGCACACGGTTGCCAAGGTGCTCGGTGTGCCCGATGCCGCTGTCACGGCTGAGGTTCGCCGCATGGGAGGCGGTTTCGGCGGCAAGGAATCGCAGGCGAACCAATGGGCTGCCCTGGCGTCCATCGCAGCCAGTCACACGGGCCGAACCTGCAAGATCCGCCTCGACCGCGACGACGACATGATCATGACCGGCAAGCGACACGACTTTAAGGTCAACTGGCAGGTCGGCCACGATAGCGAAGGTCGCATCCGTGCTGTCGACATGGAATTCCTGGCCCGTTGTGGCTACTCGGTCGACCTGTCTCTTGGCGTGAACGACCGGACTCTTTTTCATGCCGATTCGAGCTACTTCTACCCGGATGCACTCATCCGCTCCCGGCGCTTGCGCACGGACACCTGCTCCAACACCGCATTCCGCGGGTTCGGTGGACCGCAAGGCATGCTCGCTGCCGAACGCATGATCGATGCGATCGCGATCAGTCTCGACAAGGACCCGCTCGAAATTCGCAAGCTGAATTTCTATGACGGAGAACGGAACCTGACGCCTTTCGGCATGCCGGTGGAAGAGTTTCAGGTCATGCATGACCTGATCGCCCAATTGGAAGAGAGTTCAGACTATTGGGCACGACGTGATGATGTGCGCTTCTTCAACGAAAACAACGCTGTTCTGAAAAAGGGACTGGCCCTGACACCGGTTAAGTTCGGCATTTCCTTCACGCTGAAACATCTCAACCAGGCCGGTGCGCTCGTTCATCTTTATACCGATGGTTCGATTCATCTGAACCATGGTGGCACCGAGATGGGTCAGGGGCTGTATCAGAAAGTGGCGCAGGTTGTTGCGGAAGAATTCGGTGTCAGCCTGAACAAGGTACGCATCACCGCCACCAACACCTCAAAGGTTCCCAATACGGGCCCAACGGCTGCATCTTCCGGAACAGACCTCAACGCCATGGCCGCCAAGCTGGCGGCGAAGGAAATCAAGAACCGCCTGATAACCTTCCTGTGCGAACTGCATCAATGCGGACCGGAAGCAATCTTCTTCGGCGATAACAAGGTGGTTGTCGGTGACCAGAGCTTTGCCCTTTCGGAAGTCGCCAAGCTGGCGCACATGGCACGTATTCAGCTTTCACACGCAGGCTATTACGCAACGCCAGGGATAACGTGGGAGAGGGAAAGCGCGACCGGGCGCCCCTTCTATTATTTTGCCTTTGGCGGCGCATGCGCCGAGGTGACAATCGATACGATGACCGGCGAGATGACCGTCGACCGGGTGGATATTCTTCACGATGTCGGCCATTCGCTGAACCCTGCGATTGACCTGGGGCAGATCGAAGGTGGCTTTGTTCAGGGGATGGGTTGGCTTACCACCGAAGAACTGGTCTGGGACGAAAAGGGGCGCCTTCGTACACACGCTCCCTCGACCTACAAGATCCCGACAGCATCCGACATTCCCGAGGAATTCAACGTCCGTCTCTATGAAGGCAGCGGCAACCCTCAGGCAACCGTTTACCGGTCCAAAGCCGTTGGCGAACCGCCTGTCATGTTGGCCAATGCAGTGTTTTGCGCGATCAATGATGCCGTCGCGAGCCTCAGCCCGGGAGTTGTTCCCAATCTGGACGCACCGGCAACACCTGAGGCAATCATGAAAGCCGTCCAGGATATGCGCCGGAGGAAGATCTCCTGA
- the xdhA gene encoding xanthine dehydrogenase small subunit, producing MRDTIRFLKGGEIVELANVGPTETVLDYLRLRRRETGTKEGCGEGDCGACTVALGRLIDGKLVYQPVNSCIQLLGMIDGAELVTVEDLSDDTRLHPVQAAMVEMHGSQCGFCTPGFIMTLFTLYHDAGAEKSRKTVTEWLAGNLCRCTGYRPIIDAALDSCFDAADDAFSWRAHETREQLRQLSDSSDVYIGDSDCFFSSPATLDGLAALYGQHPNATLVAGATDVGLWITKHLRDLPKMIWLGRIEGLDRVEDSPSGVLIGATATYAATEEAMTGISSNLGELWRRIGSKQVRASGTVGGNIANGSPIGDTPPALIALGTTLELHSAEGSRALPLEEFFIDYGKQDRRPGEFVTGLFVPRLSANQAFRCYKITKRFDQDISSVMGAFRLTVDGEGMVTDARIAFGGMAGTPKRATGAEAALKGASLDDPSTWGAAMQALLSDYTPLTDMRASAEYRMETARALLAKALMEVSGTAPEELRVLAKREAGHDRAA from the coding sequence ATGCGTGACACGATCCGTTTCCTCAAGGGTGGTGAAATCGTTGAACTTGCGAATGTCGGTCCAACGGAAACCGTTCTCGATTACTTGCGCCTCCGCCGCCGAGAAACCGGAACGAAGGAAGGCTGCGGCGAGGGTGACTGCGGGGCCTGCACCGTCGCGCTTGGCCGATTGATCGACGGCAAGTTGGTCTATCAGCCCGTGAACAGCTGCATCCAGTTGCTCGGCATGATTGATGGCGCTGAACTGGTGACTGTCGAAGATCTCTCCGACGATACGAGGCTCCACCCGGTTCAGGCCGCGATGGTCGAGATGCATGGCTCACAATGCGGGTTCTGTACACCCGGCTTCATCATGACGCTTTTCACGCTCTATCATGACGCAGGGGCGGAAAAGTCACGCAAGACCGTAACCGAATGGCTGGCTGGAAACCTTTGTCGCTGCACCGGCTATAGGCCGATTATCGACGCGGCGTTGGACTCTTGTTTTGACGCTGCAGACGATGCTTTTTCTTGGCGTGCTCATGAAACGCGGGAACAGTTGCGACAATTGTCCGACAGCAGCGATGTCTACATCGGAGATAGCGACTGCTTCTTTTCCTCGCCGGCAACGCTTGACGGTTTGGCAGCTCTTTACGGCCAGCACCCCAATGCGACCCTCGTTGCCGGGGCGACAGATGTCGGTCTGTGGATCACGAAGCATCTGCGCGACTTGCCCAAGATGATTTGGCTTGGCCGAATAGAGGGCCTCGACCGTGTCGAAGACAGTCCGTCCGGGGTATTGATCGGCGCAACGGCTACTTATGCCGCGACCGAAGAAGCCATGACCGGCATTTCATCAAACCTGGGTGAACTCTGGCGCCGGATCGGCTCGAAGCAGGTTCGCGCCTCGGGAACAGTCGGTGGCAACATCGCCAATGGCTCGCCGATCGGCGACACACCACCCGCATTGATCGCTCTGGGGACAACTCTGGAACTGCATTCCGCAGAAGGCTCAAGGGCGTTGCCGCTGGAAGAATTCTTCATCGACTACGGCAAGCAGGATCGCAGACCGGGAGAGTTCGTCACCGGTCTCTTCGTGCCCCGGCTTTCTGCCAATCAGGCTTTCCGTTGCTACAAGATCACCAAGCGTTTCGATCAGGACATCTCATCCGTCATGGGAGCATTCCGCCTGACGGTGGATGGAGAAGGCATGGTTACGGATGCCCGGATCGCCTTCGGCGGCATGGCAGGAACACCGAAACGGGCAACCGGTGCGGAAGCTGCCTTGAAAGGAGCTTCGCTGGACGATCCGTCCACCTGGGGCGCTGCCATGCAGGCATTGCTGTCCGATTACACGCCACTGACAGATATGCGCGCAAGTGCCGAGTACCGAATGGAAACGGCGCGGGCGTTGCTCGCAAAGGCCCTCATGGAGGTCAGCGGCACCGCACCGGAAGAACTCCGTGTGCTTGCCAAGCGGGAGGCAGGCCATGACCGCGCAGCTTGA
- a CDS encoding LysR family transcriptional regulator, translated as MRSGRAQDLSRNLYSPAMRYFLAVAEAGSIRAASRELNVASSAINRQVLWLEEALGLQLFDRVGRRLRLSQAGELLLAHIRRTYSDFEGTVAELDALKGLRRGTVSIASVESVAEKLLPAVISTFRKSYPGIHVNVSISSSREAARKVEAAEADVGFTFDPPETSALTTAFHHDLVIGALMRPDHPLAGAKTLGLQDCLKYPVALPAEGLSLRTRLDIVRSRIPGASRTYVEANSLRLMRALAREEQVIGFQTMIGCEDDLANGFLIFKPLSDTPLQADRLCVVTSSLRALALAPGMFFDHAVFALRDQLSALDAK; from the coding sequence ATGCGGTCCGGACGAGCACAGGATCTTTCTCGAAATCTTTACAGCCCGGCGATGCGCTATTTTCTGGCCGTCGCCGAGGCCGGCTCGATCCGCGCCGCGTCCCGGGAGCTCAACGTGGCGTCATCTGCCATCAACCGGCAGGTTCTCTGGCTGGAAGAGGCTCTCGGACTGCAGTTGTTTGACCGTGTCGGCCGGCGCCTGCGTCTGTCGCAAGCCGGAGAGTTGCTGCTGGCACATATCCGGCGCACCTATTCCGATTTCGAAGGCACGGTTGCCGAACTCGACGCCTTGAAGGGACTGCGACGCGGTACGGTTTCGATTGCAAGCGTCGAAAGCGTTGCCGAAAAGCTCCTCCCGGCGGTCATCAGCACGTTTCGCAAGAGCTATCCCGGCATTCACGTGAATGTCTCGATTTCCTCATCCAGAGAAGCCGCCCGAAAGGTAGAGGCGGCTGAAGCGGATGTCGGCTTCACCTTCGACCCGCCGGAGACCTCGGCGCTCACAACCGCCTTTCACCATGATCTCGTGATCGGAGCACTCATGCGTCCGGATCATCCGTTGGCCGGAGCGAAAACACTTGGACTGCAAGACTGCCTGAAATATCCGGTGGCGCTGCCCGCAGAAGGACTGTCACTGCGCACCCGCCTGGACATCGTTCGAAGCCGGATACCCGGCGCTTCGCGCACTTATGTGGAAGCCAATTCGCTCAGGCTGATGCGAGCCCTTGCCAGGGAGGAACAGGTAATTGGCTTTCAGACGATGATCGGTTGCGAAGACGACCTTGCCAACGGTTTCCTGATCTTCAAACCTTTGTCCGATACGCCGCTTCAGGCCGACCGACTCTGTGTGGTAACGTCGTCTCTGCGTGCTCTTGCGCTTGCGCCGGGCATGTTTTTCGACCATGCCGTGTTCGCTTTGAGGGACCAACTTTCAGCTCTTGATGCCAAATAG
- a CDS encoding quinone oxidoreductase family protein: MVQAICVHETGGPDVMRWEHIEVGEPGPGEARIRHTAVGLNFIDTYFRSGLYPAPAGVPFSPGNEGAGVVQTVGEGVTHLSPGDRVAYVGPLGAYAQERIVPADRLVVLPDGIDDKTAAGMMLKGMTAQYLLRQTYSVGPDTTLLFHAAAGGVGLIAGQWAAHLGATVIGTAGSEAKVELAKAHGYQHVINYRTENFVDRVKDITGGKGCDVVYDSVGKDTYPGSLDCLKPRGLWVTFGQSSGPIADFNLALLAQKGSLFATRPTLFSYIASREALEATAGELFDVVQKGIVKIGVNQEYRLADAVQAHQDLEGRKTTGTTVLIP; this comes from the coding sequence ATGGTTCAAGCAATCTGCGTACACGAAACCGGTGGACCGGATGTCATGCGCTGGGAACATATCGAAGTCGGTGAGCCCGGCCCAGGTGAGGCGCGCATCCGCCACACAGCAGTCGGCCTCAATTTCATCGATACCTATTTCCGCTCCGGCCTCTATCCCGCGCCTGCCGGCGTGCCGTTCAGCCCCGGCAACGAGGGGGCTGGGGTCGTACAGACGGTCGGTGAGGGTGTGACACATCTCAGCCCCGGCGACCGTGTTGCCTATGTTGGCCCGCTCGGCGCCTACGCGCAGGAAAGAATCGTGCCCGCTGATCGTCTTGTCGTCCTGCCAGACGGGATTGATGACAAGACCGCTGCCGGCATGATGCTGAAGGGCATGACGGCACAGTATCTTCTGCGCCAGACATATTCCGTTGGCCCGGACACGACGCTGCTGTTTCACGCTGCTGCCGGAGGCGTCGGCCTGATTGCCGGTCAATGGGCAGCACATCTCGGCGCCACTGTCATCGGCACTGCCGGTTCGGAAGCAAAGGTCGAACTTGCAAAGGCACACGGCTACCAGCACGTGATCAACTACCGGACTGAAAACTTTGTCGACAGGGTAAAGGATATTACCGGCGGCAAGGGCTGCGATGTTGTTTATGACAGTGTCGGCAAGGACACTTATCCCGGATCGCTCGACTGCCTGAAACCGAGGGGTCTTTGGGTCACTTTCGGTCAGTCCTCTGGGCCGATCGCCGACTTCAACCTGGCGCTCCTCGCCCAGAAAGGCTCTCTGTTCGCAACCCGGCCGACGCTGTTCAGCTACATCGCCAGCCGCGAAGCACTGGAAGCGACCGCGGGCGAATTGTTCGATGTCGTCCAGAAAGGCATCGTCAAGATCGGCGTCAACCAGGAATACAGGCTTGCCGATGCCGTCCAGGCGCATCAGGACCTTGAAGGCCGCAAGACCACCGGCACCACGGTCCTGATCCCCTAA
- a CDS encoding CDP-alcohol phosphatidyltransferase family protein: MADITPGKERTEPALFLIHILTASGAPIALIALLAGARENWAEMFAWLGLAFFIDGIDGPLARRYKIAERLPRWSGASLDFVIDYATYVFLPAFALSWSLMLTSPWNWICGGLVVFTGALYFADNGMKTPDGSFKGFPAGWNMVVFGLMVLSPSQSFTIMFVLLCCALTFAPVRFVHPVRVRRWRMITLPVTLLWMGLAAYAILDGMALNGPLAWAFTAASFYLLLVSAVQQLLDRVD; encoded by the coding sequence GTGGCGGATATTACACCAGGTAAAGAGAGGACTGAGCCCGCTCTGTTCCTGATCCATATCCTGACGGCTTCCGGTGCTCCGATCGCTCTTATTGCCCTCTTGGCAGGTGCGCGTGAAAACTGGGCGGAGATGTTCGCCTGGCTTGGACTGGCGTTTTTCATCGATGGCATCGATGGCCCGCTGGCGCGCCGTTACAAGATTGCAGAGCGTCTGCCTCGCTGGTCCGGTGCCTCGCTGGATTTCGTGATCGACTATGCCACTTACGTGTTTCTTCCCGCTTTCGCGCTTTCCTGGAGCTTGATGCTGACAAGTCCTTGGAACTGGATTTGTGGCGGGCTCGTGGTCTTTACCGGCGCTCTTTATTTTGCCGACAACGGCATGAAGACACCCGACGGATCCTTCAAGGGTTTTCCCGCTGGATGGAACATGGTCGTTTTCGGCCTTATGGTTCTGTCGCCATCGCAAAGCTTCACGATCATGTTCGTGCTCTTGTGCTGCGCATTGACGTTCGCTCCGGTCCGCTTTGTCCATCCTGTCCGCGTGCGTCGCTGGCGCATGATTACCTTGCCGGTGACACTGCTCTGGATGGGATTGGCCGCCTACGCAATTCTGGACGGTATGGCATTGAACGGCCCGCTCGCTTGGGCATTCACGGCAGCCAGCTTCTATCTGCTGCTGGTCTCTGCTGTTCAGCAATTGCTCGACAGGGTCGACTGA